The following are encoded in a window of Salvelinus sp. IW2-2015 unplaced genomic scaffold, ASM291031v2 Un_scaffold83, whole genome shotgun sequence genomic DNA:
- the vgll2b gene encoding transcription cofactor vestigial-like protein 2b — translation MSCLDVMYPAYGHYAPYXPAAPAFINSFQAPIGLRSPSPRRRDFMMESVEMTRCPEGVSAGTSTGPGSSSSASSSSSYPRATRPEECHKEKQEVPEAEYLTSRCVLFTYYQGDISSVVDEHFSRALSSYMEGEGKRRASDLGKDTPSPSSRRSFPPSFWDSNYSSPQSRSHCEPGMPTYSMDPYASGLHPGIPHPHAHPHAHPHSHLHPSEGWGYTPSQAYGPPRPLHELYTPGGLEPHHPYSPLLMPTVRPHHLGSLPVHHPYDVTKLDPTAPWPGLLPPGEMSLNMDAGLQHHKKGKDLYWF, via the exons ATGAGTTGTTTGGATGTTATGTACCCAGCCTATGGACATTACGCACCGTACGMTCCAGCCGCCCCCGCGTTCATCAACAGCTTCCAG GCACCCATCGGTCTGAGGAGCCCCTCTCCTCGCCGCAGAGACTTCATGATGGAGAGCGTGGAGATGACAAGGTGTCCGGAGGGGGTTTCGGCGGGCACCAGCACGGGCCCTGGCTCTTCCTCCTCcgcctcttcctcatcctcatatccccgtgccactcgaccagagGAGTGCCATAAGGAGAAACAGGAAGTGCCCGAGGCTGAGTACCTGACGTCTCGTTGTGTCCTCTTCACGTACTACCAAGGGGACATCAGCAGTGTGGTAGACGAACACTTCTCCAGGGCACTCAGCTCCTACATGGAGGGAGAGGGCAAGAGGAGGGCATCGGACCTGGGCAAAG ataccCCTTCACCCAGCAGTCGCCGCAGCTTCCCCCCCTCCTTCTGGGACAGCAACTACTCCTCCCCCCAAAGTCGCTCCCACTGCGAACCCGGAATGCCCACTTATTCCATGGACCCCTACGCTTCCGGACTCCACCCGGGCATTCCGCACCCTCACGCGCATCCTCACGCTCACCCCCACTCGCACCTCCACCCATCAGAGGGGTGGGGCTACACCCCGAGCCAGGCCTACGGGCCCCCCAGGCCCCTCCACGAACTCTACACTCCTGGTGGCCTGGAGCCCCACCACCCCTACAGCCCCTTGCTTATGCCCACCGTGCGGCCCCACCACCTGGGCTCCCTCCCCGTGCACCACCCCTACGACGTCACCAAGCTGGACCCCACCGCGCCCTGGCCGGGCCTGCTGCCCCCCGGAGAGATGTCCCTCAACATGGACGCAG